One window of uncultured Methanoregula sp. genomic DNA carries:
- a CDS encoding DUF4013 domain-containing protein, whose product MDFGKLVGDSFGYAKEGLVGKWVTWILLIISCIIFPLIMGYIMRVYRGAASAPELNEWVSMFIDGIKLFVVGLIYAIPIIIIEFVVLGSAFVTAISANAYGVTDPGAVMGLIGALLFGIIILAIVSIIIGLIVATAVVRFARTNSFGEAFNFGAIFAHIGKIGFVSYLVALIIMGIIMGVIEVICMMIPYIGMVLLFILLPVLVLFEARYLTLLYDSAGTAA is encoded by the coding sequence ATGGATTTTGGTAAACTTGTGGGAGACTCTTTCGGCTATGCAAAAGAAGGTCTCGTTGGAAAGTGGGTAACCTGGATACTGCTGATCATCAGCTGCATCATCTTCCCCCTCATCATGGGATACATTATGCGGGTTTACCGTGGTGCAGCTTCGGCACCTGAACTGAATGAATGGGTCAGTATGTTTATCGATGGGATCAAACTGTTCGTGGTTGGTCTGATCTATGCCATTCCGATCATCATCATCGAGTTCGTTGTCCTGGGAAGTGCATTCGTAACGGCAATTTCCGCGAATGCATATGGCGTGACAGATCCCGGCGCGGTAATGGGACTCATCGGGGCTCTCCTCTTTGGGATCATTATTCTCGCAATTGTTTCGATTATCATCGGACTTATTGTTGCAACCGCAGTAGTTCGCTTTGCCCGCACGAACAGTTTTGGCGAAGCGTTCAATTTCGGCGCTATCTTTGCTCATATCGGGAAGATCGGCTTCGTGTCCTACCTTGTTGCCCTGATCATTATGGGTATCATTATGGGTGTCATTGAAGTGATCTGCATGATGATCCCCTATATCGGGATGGTTCTGCTCTTCATCCTGCTCCCGGTTCTTGTCCTGTTCGAAGCACGGTACCTTACCCTGCTCTATGACAGTGCCGGCACGGCAGCATAA
- a CDS encoding tetratricopeptide repeat protein, translating into MKRMIFAATILVFIVSAAGCIAMTGNPVPVAGPPPSASNGSPVSYGGSAIAIGFKADEISTSSPEAKALFIKGLTALSQYARYNESLAYFDQAIAIDRNFSEAWVAKGVAFHNLKHYADAEGCYDRALVISPRDAGTWHLKGMAFRDEGRPEEAAECNRKAAELDPRYAAG; encoded by the coding sequence ATGAAACGGATGATTTTTGCGGCCACCATCCTGGTTTTCATTGTCTCGGCTGCCGGATGTATTGCCATGACCGGTAATCCGGTACCTGTTGCCGGTCCCCCGCCATCGGCTTCCAATGGATCCCCGGTTTCCTACGGCGGATCGGCAATTGCAATCGGGTTCAAAGCCGACGAAATTTCAACATCGTCACCGGAAGCAAAGGCACTGTTCATCAAAGGACTGACGGCACTTTCCCAGTATGCCCGATACAACGAGTCGCTGGCCTATTTTGATCAGGCTATCGCCATCGACCGGAACTTTTCCGAGGCATGGGTAGCGAAGGGCGTTGCCTTCCACAACCTGAAACATTATGCTGACGCTGAAGGGTGCTATGACCGGGCGCTGGTAATAAGCCCACGGGATGCGGGAACCTGGCACCTCAAAGGGATGGCATTCCGGGATGAGGGCAGGCCGGAAGAAGCTGCGGAATGTAACCGGAAAGCAGCCGAACTCGATCCCCGGTATGCTGCCGGGTAA
- a CDS encoding DNA methyltransferase, translated as MKLLFELSGENPTLPFAELDCVGRVLDRRLQVAVAECPEPQDAERLAMTQGVLEYLGECEPDLPAFEALLRELALETTRPFAGRAKKVHGGCHEHNPCSQKEFERLIGTMISGPVSLKNPEVEYRAILSEDRCYFGRVLFTINRSAYDERNPGKRDFFHPGVMMPRMARTLVNLACTKPGDILLDPFCGTGGILIEAGLLGARAPGSDFDPMMVAGCRRNIQDPELLLADATDLPFRSHAIDSVVTDLPYGQSVCIKKADTMDQLYADALDEIRRILKPGRRAVVVTHKDISGIAADHMTILQRHDQRVHKSLTRRVLVLTN; from the coding sequence ATGAAGCTTCTTTTCGAGCTTTCCGGGGAGAACCCCACGCTCCCGTTTGCCGAACTCGATTGTGTCGGCAGGGTTCTCGACCGGCGGCTCCAGGTTGCGGTAGCCGAATGCCCGGAACCGCAGGACGCCGAACGGCTGGCCATGACGCAGGGAGTGCTCGAGTACCTTGGCGAATGCGAGCCAGATCTTCCCGCATTCGAGGCACTCCTCCGCGAACTGGCACTGGAAACCACCCGGCCATTTGCCGGCAGGGCAAAGAAAGTTCACGGGGGATGCCATGAACATAACCCCTGCTCCCAGAAGGAGTTCGAGCGGCTCATCGGTACCATGATCTCCGGCCCGGTCTCCCTGAAGAACCCGGAAGTGGAGTACCGGGCGATCCTCTCGGAAGACCGCTGCTATTTTGGCCGGGTGCTCTTCACGATCAACCGCAGTGCCTACGACGAGCGGAATCCCGGGAAGCGGGACTTCTTCCACCCGGGCGTCATGATGCCCCGGATGGCCCGCACGCTCGTGAACCTTGCCTGCACAAAACCCGGGGATATCCTCCTTGACCCGTTCTGCGGCACCGGGGGTATCCTGATCGAGGCCGGGCTGCTGGGTGCACGGGCCCCTGGCAGCGATTTCGATCCCATGATGGTTGCCGGCTGCCGGCGGAATATCCAGGACCCGGAACTTCTCCTCGCCGATGCAACGGACCTGCCATTCAGGAGCCACGCCATCGATTCCGTGGTAACGGACCTGCCGTACGGCCAGTCGGTCTGCATCAAAAAAGCCGACACCATGGACCAGCTGTACGCCGATGCCCTCGACGAGATCCGCCGCATCCTGAAACCGGGTCGCCGGGCCGTTGTGGTCACGCACAAGGACATTTCCGGTATCGCCGCCGATCACATGACCATACTGCAGCGCCACGACCAGCGGGTGCACAAGAGCCTCACCCGCCGCGTGCTTGTGCTGACAAATTGA
- the ilvD gene encoding dihydroxy-acid dehydratase produces the protein MRSDEIKTGYQRAPNRSLLRSLGVTDREMKLPFIGIANAYNTIVPGHVHLQKLGEKVREGIAAAGGVPFEFGVIGICDGIAMGHEGMRYSLPSRENIADSVELMVQAHRFDGLVCIGTCDKIVPGMLMAAVRCNIPTIVVTGGAMLSGFQDGKDLSLIDIFEGVGKVAAGKMSEPALCELEGCAMPGCGSCQGLYTANTMACMTEAMGMSLPHCAATPAVDAGKLRIARESGEAVMALVNKNTRSRDIITKKSLQNAIRVDMALGGSTNTVLHLMAVAAEGEIPLTLEDFNTFSDTIPHICHMQPSGPHSMQTLHRAGGIPAVLHQLEKFLESSPGVSGKDILDIARMAVVKNSSVIQSIDAPVHAAGGLKVLFGTLAPDGAVVKCAAVPESMWKHKGPARVFDGEPAAMKAILAREIREGDIVIIRYEGPRGAPGMPEMLSPTSALMGFGYTRVVLITDGRFSGGTRGPCIGHVAPEAAIGGPIGLVEEGDQIEVDLFAKKIDLCVDAAILKERKTHWKQPHKPLEGVLARYAKSVEQANRGAVQR, from the coding sequence ATGCGTAGTGATGAGATAAAAACAGGGTACCAGCGGGCACCCAATCGTTCGCTCCTCCGATCGCTGGGCGTTACCGATCGCGAGATGAAACTTCCATTCATCGGCATTGCCAATGCCTACAATACGATCGTTCCCGGCCACGTCCACCTCCAGAAACTGGGAGAGAAGGTCCGGGAAGGAATTGCTGCTGCCGGGGGAGTACCGTTCGAATTCGGCGTTATCGGCATCTGCGATGGGATCGCCATGGGACACGAGGGAATGCGCTATTCCCTCCCGTCCCGGGAAAATATTGCCGATTCTGTCGAACTGATGGTCCAGGCACACCGGTTCGACGGCCTTGTCTGTATCGGGACATGCGACAAGATCGTGCCGGGCATGCTCATGGCAGCAGTCCGGTGCAATATCCCCACCATCGTGGTTACCGGGGGTGCCATGCTTTCAGGTTTCCAGGATGGGAAAGACCTCTCCCTCATCGACATATTCGAAGGCGTGGGAAAAGTTGCCGCAGGAAAAATGAGCGAACCTGCGCTCTGCGAACTGGAGGGATGTGCCATGCCCGGCTGCGGCAGCTGCCAGGGGCTTTACACGGCAAACACCATGGCCTGCATGACCGAGGCAATGGGAATGTCGCTCCCGCATTGTGCGGCTACCCCCGCGGTTGATGCGGGAAAACTCCGGATCGCACGGGAGAGCGGCGAAGCCGTGATGGCCCTTGTCAACAAGAATACCCGATCCCGGGATATCATCACCAAGAAAAGCCTGCAGAACGCGATCCGGGTAGACATGGCACTCGGGGGATCAACCAATACCGTCCTTCACCTCATGGCAGTTGCCGCTGAAGGTGAGATCCCGCTGACTCTTGAGGATTTCAATACATTCTCAGACACCATTCCCCACATCTGCCACATGCAGCCTTCCGGCCCTCACTCCATGCAGACGCTTCACCGTGCCGGGGGAATCCCGGCTGTGCTCCACCAGCTGGAAAAATTTCTTGAATCGTCACCCGGTGTATCCGGGAAGGATATTCTCGACATTGCCCGGATGGCGGTTGTCAAAAACAGCTCGGTGATCCAGAGCATCGATGCACCGGTCCATGCTGCCGGGGGATTGAAAGTTCTCTTCGGGACGCTCGCCCCGGATGGCGCCGTGGTCAAATGTGCAGCAGTTCCCGAGAGTATGTGGAAGCACAAGGGGCCAGCCCGGGTCTTCGATGGTGAGCCGGCTGCAATGAAAGCGATCCTTGCCCGTGAAATCCGCGAAGGAGATATCGTCATCATCCGGTATGAAGGGCCACGGGGTGCCCCCGGGATGCCGGAGATGCTCTCCCCGACATCTGCTCTCATGGGTTTCGGGTATACCCGGGTTGTCCTTATTACGGACGGCAGGTTCTCCGGGGGAACCAGGGGTCCGTGTATCGGCCACGTTGCCCCGGAAGCGGCAATCGGCGGACCAATCGGGCTCGTGGAAGAGGGCGATCAAATAGAAGTCGACCTGTTTGCAAAAAAGATCGATCTTTGCGTTGATGCTGCAATCCTCAAAGAGCGCAAGACACACTGGAAGCAGCCTCATAAACCCCTTGAAGGCGTTCTTGCCCGGTATGCAAAGAGCGTGGAGCAGGCCAACCGGGGCGCAGTCCAGCGATAA
- a CDS encoding DUF4013 domain-containing protein, which translates to MDYGLMLDESLSYAKEGVWSKWTRWLLLIISMIIFPLILGYMVRIFRGEKPAPELNGWGSMFIDGLKLFVVELIYAAPVILLVIIAFLPLVSSVLTSGAFYQDFSSMSETQINQWFMSHPELISATGIMLVVILVAVLLAIIISIFSFLGAVRFAKTGSISEAFNFSAILAHIRRIGWLNYIIALLVIGVIGFVFGLIFNIFSLIPAVGDIIGLIVMIVLYVPFILFSSRYNLLVYEAGEEKS; encoded by the coding sequence ATGGATTATGGCTTAATGCTTGACGAATCGCTTTCCTATGCAAAAGAGGGTGTCTGGTCGAAATGGACCCGCTGGCTCCTTCTCATTATCAGCATGATTATCTTCCCGCTTATCCTGGGATACATGGTGAGGATATTCCGGGGGGAGAAGCCTGCTCCGGAGCTGAACGGCTGGGGATCGATGTTTATTGACGGGCTCAAACTCTTTGTCGTGGAACTGATCTATGCCGCCCCGGTAATTCTGCTTGTCATCATCGCGTTCCTCCCGCTCGTATCCTCTGTGCTGACCTCAGGTGCCTTCTACCAGGATTTCTCCTCAATGTCCGAGACGCAGATCAACCAGTGGTTCATGAGCCATCCCGAGCTTATATCAGCAACCGGAATAATGCTTGTCGTGATTCTCGTTGCGGTACTGCTTGCAATTATTATCTCGATCTTTTCATTCCTCGGTGCAGTCCGGTTCGCAAAAACCGGCAGTATCAGCGAAGCATTCAATTTTTCAGCTATTCTTGCCCATATCCGGAGAATCGGCTGGCTGAATTACATTATTGCACTCCTGGTTATCGGTGTTATCGGCTTTGTTTTCGGCCTGATCTTCAATATCTTCTCACTGATACCGGCAGTTGGCGATATCATCGGTCTTATTGTGATGATTGTCCTCTATGTGCCGTTCATCCTCTTCTCCAGCAGGTACAACCTCCTGGTCTATGAAGCCGGTGAAGAAAAGAGTTAA
- the purH gene encoding bifunctional phosphoribosylaminoimidazolecarboxamide formyltransferase/IMP cyclohydrolase, whose protein sequence is MKWALLSVWDKTGIIELAQELIGQKYSIMSSGGTGKCLAEAGIKFTEVSSYTGFPEMMDGRVKTLHPKVHGGLLGRRQIDDAVMAKHGINHIDLLVVNLYPFEKMAAQKMNLEELIEYIDVGGPAMIRAAAKNYRDVAVVVDPTDYPMVCNAVRGEGIAEKERLILAKKAFARTAAYDAAISNHLYQLDSLFPATFTVQYSHGRALRYGENPHQQAAVYGSSGIAGAEPLQGKQMSYNNYLDLNAGVSLMREFDEPAAVIVKHNNPCGVAIGNDVFEAYVTSRDVDPVSAYGSVVSVNRELTKKLAEEISNTFVEVILAPSFSNDALDIMKKKENMRVITLPDRAPSDEIRTIDGGVLVQRTPAYQEHWEVITDRDPTPDEMKALQLAWKVCKHTKSNTIIFADKSHTLGIGAGQMSRVDSAKIAIEKACASLKGSAVASDAFLPFPDTLEVAAEAGATALVQPGGSIRDKEVIDAANRLQMAMIFTGIRYFRH, encoded by the coding sequence ATGAAGTGGGCACTGCTTTCTGTCTGGGATAAGACGGGTATCATCGAGCTTGCACAGGAACTTATCGGACAAAAATATAGTATTATGAGTTCCGGCGGTACCGGGAAATGCCTGGCAGAGGCCGGCATCAAATTCACCGAAGTTTCCAGCTATACCGGCTTTCCGGAAATGATGGACGGTCGGGTAAAGACCCTTCACCCCAAGGTGCACGGGGGACTGCTTGGCCGGCGACAGATTGATGATGCCGTCATGGCCAAGCACGGCATTAACCATATCGATCTCCTTGTTGTCAACCTGTACCCGTTCGAGAAGATGGCTGCCCAGAAGATGAATCTCGAAGAGCTCATCGAATATATCGACGTTGGCGGCCCGGCCATGATCCGTGCAGCAGCGAAAAACTACCGGGATGTTGCGGTCGTTGTTGATCCCACTGATTACCCGATGGTCTGCAACGCAGTCAGGGGTGAAGGCATTGCCGAGAAAGAGCGGCTCATCCTTGCGAAAAAGGCCTTTGCCCGGACGGCAGCGTACGATGCAGCGATCAGCAACCACCTGTACCAGCTGGATTCCCTGTTTCCCGCAACATTCACAGTACAGTATTCTCATGGGCGGGCACTCCGGTACGGTGAGAATCCTCACCAGCAGGCAGCAGTGTACGGCAGCTCAGGCATAGCAGGTGCAGAGCCCCTCCAGGGCAAGCAGATGTCCTACAACAATTACCTTGACCTGAATGCCGGGGTTTCCCTCATGCGGGAGTTCGATGAGCCTGCAGCCGTTATCGTAAAACACAACAACCCCTGCGGTGTTGCTATCGGGAACGATGTCTTTGAGGCGTACGTGACTTCCCGGGATGTTGACCCGGTGTCCGCATACGGTTCCGTTGTCTCGGTGAACCGCGAGCTCACGAAGAAACTGGCTGAAGAGATCAGCAACACGTTTGTGGAAGTCATTCTTGCTCCGTCATTCTCAAATGATGCCCTGGATATTATGAAAAAGAAAGAGAACATGAGGGTCATCACCCTGCCGGATCGTGCACCATCTGACGAGATCCGGACAATCGATGGCGGCGTGCTGGTCCAGCGGACTCCCGCCTACCAGGAGCACTGGGAAGTCATCACGGACCGGGATCCAACTCCCGATGAGATGAAAGCCCTGCAGCTGGCATGGAAAGTCTGCAAACACACCAAGAGTAATACGATCATTTTTGCCGACAAGTCGCATACTCTTGGGATCGGGGCCGGCCAGATGAGCCGCGTTGACTCGGCAAAGATCGCTATTGAAAAGGCCTGTGCCTCCCTGAAAGGATCAGCCGTTGCCTCCGATGCCTTCCTTCCCTTCCCGGATACCCTTGAGGTAGCTGCAGAAGCGGGAGCGACTGCCCTGGTCCAGCCCGGCGGTTCAATCCGGGACAAGGAAGTGATCGATGCTGCCAACCGGCTCCAGATGGCAATGATTTTTACGGGCATCCGGTACTTCAGGCACTGA
- the dnaK gene encoding molecular chaperone DnaK yields the protein MAQEKVLGIDLGTTFSCMSIMEAGKPIVIPNAEGGRTTASIVAFTKEGERLVGSLAKRQAVTNPQRTIQSIKRKMGTSEKVKIDNKEYTPQEISAMILQKLKIDAEAFLGEKINKAVVTVPAYFNDAQRQATKDAGKIAGLEVLRIINEPTASALAYGIDKESDATVLVYDLGGGTFDVSILTLGDGVFEVKSTAGNNHLGGDDFDKLVQDHLIEEFKKKEGIDLRNDPYAMQRLRDAAENAKIELSQRQSTNINLPYITTDASGPKFLNIDLTRSKLEQLIGGLVESTVGPVKQALSDAKLEPKDIDHVLLVGGSTRVPLVQETVKKLLGKEPDKGLNPDECVALGAGIQGAVLTGETKDIVLLDVTPLTLGIETLGGIATKLIERNTTIPTRKSQIFSTAADGQTSVEIHVVQGERALAKDNFTLGKFQLTGIPPAPRGIPQIEVTFDIDSNGIIHVSAKDLGSGNQQAISIKGDKKLSEEDIKKMMDAAKQFEAEDKKQRDEIELRNQADTAVFTAEKLLKENGDKLDAEDKQKVEDGTAAVKKALEENNLDEVKKAMESLTEAVYAVTTKIYQKVQADQAAAQQQAGPDAGAGPAEQEAKTDDNVVNADYKVKEE from the coding sequence ATGGCACAAGAGAAAGTTCTGGGTATCGATCTGGGAACAACGTTTTCCTGCATGTCCATCATGGAGGCCGGAAAGCCTATCGTGATTCCCAATGCTGAAGGCGGACGGACAACTGCATCCATCGTCGCATTCACCAAAGAAGGCGAACGGCTGGTTGGCAGCCTCGCAAAACGCCAGGCAGTAACCAACCCCCAGCGGACCATCCAGTCCATCAAGCGGAAGATGGGCACCAGCGAGAAGGTCAAGATCGACAACAAGGAATACACCCCCCAGGAAATCTCTGCAATGATCCTGCAGAAACTCAAGATCGATGCAGAGGCATTCCTCGGCGAAAAGATCAACAAGGCCGTAGTTACCGTCCCGGCATATTTCAATGATGCCCAGCGCCAGGCAACCAAGGACGCAGGGAAGATCGCCGGCCTCGAAGTACTGCGTATCATCAACGAACCGACGGCAAGTGCCCTTGCCTATGGTATCGATAAGGAAAGCGATGCAACGGTCCTGGTCTACGATCTCGGCGGCGGCACCTTCGATGTCTCTATCCTTACGCTCGGAGACGGTGTCTTCGAAGTCAAGTCCACTGCGGGGAACAACCACCTTGGCGGCGACGACTTCGACAAGCTGGTCCAGGATCACCTCATCGAGGAGTTCAAGAAGAAGGAAGGGATCGACTTAAGGAATGATCCGTACGCCATGCAGCGCCTGCGGGATGCAGCGGAGAACGCGAAGATCGAGCTCTCCCAGCGGCAGTCCACCAACATCAATCTGCCCTACATCACCACCGACGCCAGCGGCCCGAAGTTCCTGAACATCGATCTCACGCGGTCCAAGCTCGAGCAGCTGATAGGCGGTCTTGTCGAATCAACAGTCGGTCCGGTAAAACAGGCACTGAGCGATGCAAAACTCGAACCCAAGGATATCGATCACGTCCTCTTAGTCGGCGGTTCGACCCGTGTGCCCCTGGTCCAGGAGACCGTCAAGAAACTGCTCGGCAAGGAACCGGACAAGGGACTCAACCCCGATGAGTGCGTGGCCCTCGGCGCCGGAATCCAGGGAGCAGTCCTGACCGGCGAGACCAAGGATATCGTTCTCCTGGACGTCACCCCGCTCACGCTCGGTATTGAGACCCTCGGCGGTATCGCAACCAAGCTCATCGAGCGCAATACAACGATCCCCACCAGGAAAAGCCAAATCTTCTCGACAGCAGCAGACGGCCAGACCAGTGTCGAGATCCACGTGGTCCAGGGAGAGCGTGCGCTCGCGAAGGACAATTTCACGCTCGGGAAGTTCCAGCTCACCGGCATCCCGCCGGCACCCCGGGGCATTCCCCAGATCGAAGTGACGTTCGATATCGACTCGAACGGCATCATACACGTCTCGGCAAAAGACCTTGGCAGCGGCAACCAGCAGGCCATCTCCATCAAGGGAGACAAGAAACTCTCGGAAGAGGACATCAAGAAGATGATGGATGCAGCCAAGCAGTTCGAGGCAGAGGACAAAAAGCAGAGGGATGAGATCGAGCTCCGCAACCAGGCAGACACCGCGGTCTTCACTGCTGAGAAACTGCTCAAGGAGAATGGCGACAAGCTGGATGCAGAGGACAAGCAGAAAGTCGAGGACGGCACTGCGGCCGTGAAAAAGGCCCTTGAAGAGAACAACCTCGACGAAGTCAAGAAGGCTATGGAGTCGCTCACTGAAGCTGTATATGCTGTGACGACCAAGATTTACCAGAAAGTCCAGGCAGATCAGGCAGCGGCACAACAGCAGGCCGGGCCGGATGCCGGTGCAGGACCGGCAGAGCAGGAAGCCAAGACGGACGACAATGTCGTTAATGCAGATTACAAGGTAAAAGAAGAGTGA
- a CDS encoding nucleotide exchange factor GrpE, translating to MVEAENTPEKDGSGVSEPVENQPSDPQSMLDEQKKAFADLNGQFLRLAADFENFRRRTARERESITALANERFAVDLLEVVDNLERALKSDDAHLREGIVQIQQLLASQLERHGVIPIESLKKQFSPAEHEAIAHVPSDETAGTVIDEVARGYRMHDKVIRHAKVAVSKGNENSEV from the coding sequence ATGGTTGAGGCAGAAAACACTCCAGAAAAGGACGGTTCCGGGGTTTCCGAACCCGTGGAAAACCAGCCTTCGGATCCGCAGTCAATGCTGGATGAACAAAAGAAAGCGTTTGCTGATTTGAACGGCCAGTTTCTCAGGCTGGCTGCGGATTTTGAGAATTTCCGGAGGCGTACAGCCAGGGAACGGGAATCCATCACGGCTCTTGCAAACGAGCGTTTCGCCGTGGACCTGCTCGAGGTTGTTGACAATCTCGAACGGGCCCTCAAATCCGATGATGCCCACCTGCGGGAAGGCATTGTCCAGATCCAGCAGCTCCTTGCTTCCCAGCTGGAGCGGCACGGCGTGATTCCCATAGAATCCCTGAAAAAACAGTTCAGCCCGGCGGAGCACGAAGCTATCGCCCATGTCCCATCAGATGAAACAGCGGGAACCGTAATCGACGAGGTTGCCCGCGGATATCGTATGCATGACAAAGTAATCAGACACGCAAAAGTTGCAGTATCGAAAGGAAACGAAAATTCGGAGGTATAA
- the dnaJ gene encoding molecular chaperone DnaJ: MGADYYETLGIPRNADEKEIKKAYRNLARKFHPDVCKDTGAEEKFKEINEAYSVLSDEQKKRQYDNMGHETFTNASKGSYSGGGGGYSSGGFSSDFSGFGDIFDFFGGGGQRRSGPQPGADLLMRIQIKLEDAVAGVDREIEVMHTEPCPACSGSGSETKRLNTCPRCGGTGQMRQTAQSPFGQFVRMTPCTQCEGRGKIPEKMCKDCRGSGHTRVKRKVSVHIPAGVDNGMRLRMEGYGEAGDYGAHNGDLFIEIYVQTHDRFVRSGDNLETLIEITPAQAVLGTTVEVETIDKRHIDLHVPAGIQFNTALKIPGEGIKRRGKPGDLLVRVKIVTPRSVSNEQKELYAKIAELEGKNSGGGGFFSGIMGGKKKGKK, from the coding sequence ATGGGCGCGGACTACTACGAGACCCTCGGCATACCCCGGAATGCCGATGAGAAGGAGATCAAGAAAGCTTACAGGAACCTCGCCCGCAAATTCCACCCCGATGTCTGCAAAGATACCGGCGCTGAAGAGAAGTTCAAGGAGATCAACGAGGCCTACAGCGTCCTCTCCGATGAACAGAAAAAACGCCAGTACGACAACATGGGCCACGAGACGTTTACGAACGCTTCCAAGGGGTCGTATTCCGGTGGCGGAGGAGGATACAGCAGCGGAGGATTCTCCTCGGACTTCTCCGGCTTCGGGGATATCTTCGATTTCTTTGGTGGCGGCGGCCAGCGGCGCTCGGGTCCCCAGCCCGGCGCGGATCTCCTCATGCGGATCCAGATAAAACTGGAAGACGCTGTTGCCGGTGTTGACCGGGAAATTGAAGTGATGCACACCGAGCCCTGCCCGGCCTGCAGCGGATCCGGGAGCGAGACAAAACGGCTCAACACCTGTCCCCGCTGCGGGGGTACCGGCCAGATGCGCCAGACGGCCCAGTCACCGTTTGGCCAGTTTGTCCGGATGACTCCCTGCACCCAGTGCGAGGGCCGGGGGAAGATCCCCGAGAAGATGTGCAAGGACTGCCGCGGATCCGGCCATACCCGGGTCAAGCGGAAAGTCTCTGTCCACATCCCCGCGGGTGTAGACAATGGCATGCGCCTCCGCATGGAAGGCTATGGCGAGGCGGGAGATTACGGGGCGCACAATGGCGACCTCTTCATCGAGATCTATGTCCAGACCCATGACCGGTTTGTCCGGTCGGGAGACAATCTCGAGACCCTCATCGAGATCACCCCGGCCCAGGCAGTGCTCGGGACAACGGTCGAAGTAGAGACGATCGACAAGCGCCACATCGACCTCCATGTCCCGGCAGGCATCCAGTTCAACACGGCCCTCAAGATCCCCGGCGAGGGGATCAAGCGGCGGGGAAAACCCGGCGACCTGCTCGTTCGGGTGAAGATCGTAACCCCGAGATCCGTCAGCAACGAACAGAAGGAACTCTACGCAAAGATCGCCGAGCTGGAAGGGAAGAACAGCGGTGGCGGGGGATTCTTTTCCGGCATCATGGGCGGCAAGAAGAAGGGCAAAAAATAA
- a CDS encoding tetratricopeptide repeat protein — MRRNFLPYFVLAAILGLALLSVPVLAYSADATRYYDQGNALFKAKDYAGAINAYNNATALEPGFYEAWNAKADAMNKDKQYNNALIASDTAIGLNPQYLQGWLNRGTILYMLGRYEDEQKAYDTAIAIDPTNTSAWFFKGFSLGGMKKYDEAIAAFDKVKSLDPNYPRIDYYRSLAVSMRDDESPFSMKNMFYIVLVGVVVIGAAAWYLAVRKQY, encoded by the coding sequence ATGAGACGCAATTTTCTCCCGTATTTCGTGCTCGCGGCCATCCTGGGCCTTGCCCTGCTGAGCGTGCCGGTGCTCGCCTATTCAGCTGATGCCACCAGGTATTATGACCAGGGAAATGCCTTGTTCAAGGCAAAGGATTATGCCGGGGCCATTAACGCGTACAACAATGCAACTGCCCTTGAACCCGGGTTCTATGAAGCCTGGAACGCCAAGGCCGATGCAATGAACAAGGACAAGCAGTATAACAATGCACTCATCGCCTCCGATACGGCGATCGGCCTCAACCCGCAGTACCTCCAGGGCTGGCTCAACCGCGGGACAATCCTGTACATGCTCGGCCGGTACGAGGATGAGCAGAAAGCCTATGATACGGCAATCGCCATTGACCCGACCAATACCTCGGCCTGGTTTTTCAAAGGCTTCTCTCTCGGGGGAATGAAAAAATACGACGAGGCTATTGCGGCGTTTGACAAAGTCAAATCCCTTGACCCGAACTATCCGCGGATCGATTATTACCGGTCGCTTGCCGTTTCCATGCGGGATGACGAGTCGCCATTCTCCATGAAGAACATGTTTTACATAGTTCTCGTTGGCGTGGTTGTCATCGGCGCAGCAGCATGGTATCTTGCCGTGCGGAAACAATACTGA